In one Lolium rigidum isolate FL_2022 chromosome 3, APGP_CSIRO_Lrig_0.1, whole genome shotgun sequence genomic region, the following are encoded:
- the LOC124700199 gene encoding beta-glucosidase 7-like isoform X1 encodes MTARCVLLLLALLADAYHGDRACVGASEAPPCPGWLQGGLSRASFPKGFVFGTATSAYQVEGMAAGGGRGPCVWDAFAHTPGNIPGNHNADITTDQYHRYKEDINLMKGLNFDAYRFSISWSRIFPDGEGKVNEEGVAYYNNLIDYLLHKGITPYVNLHHYDLPLALEKKYRGWLNAKTGELFADYADFCFMAFGNRVKNWFTFNEPSRVALTGYDNGYQPPQRCTKCAAGGNSATEPYIVSHNLLLAHGYAVARYRNKYQAAQKGKIGIVLDFSWYEGLTNSTEDQAAAQRARDFQVGWFMDPIINGQYPQTMQDIVKERLPRFTPDQVKLVKGSSDYIGINQYTAIYMTKEKLVNQTPISYSDDWQVHYNYERNGKAIGPRANSDWLYITPFGMYGCMNYIRQKYGNPAVLIMENGMDQPGNLTRDEYLQDDTRVGYHLSYLSELKRAIDDGANVLGYFAWSLLDNFEWRLGYTSKFGIVYVDFNTLKRYPKKSAYWFKRLLKH; translated from the exons ATGACCGCGAGGTGCGTACTGCTACTGCTTGCCCTGTTGGCGGACGCGTACCATGGCGACAGAGCATGCGTGGGTGCTTCCGAGGCGCCGCCCTGCCCCGGCTGGCTGCAGGGTGGACTGAGCCGGGCGTCGTTCCCCAAAGGCTTCGTGTTCGGGACGGCGACTTCGGCGTACCAGGTGGAGGGcatggcggcgggaggcggccgcGGGCCCTGCGTCTGGGACGCGTTTGCACACACCCCAG GAAATATTCCGGGGAATCACAATGCAGACATCACAACAGATCAATATCACCGCTACAAG GAAGATATTAATCTCATGAAAGGACTGAATTTCGACGCCTACCGGTTTTCAATTTCATGGTCCAGAATATTCCCAG ACGGTGAAGGGAAAGTTAACGAAGAAGGTGTAGCGTACTACAACAATCTGATAGACTACCTTCTTCACAAAG GTATTACTCCTTATGTCAATCTTCACCACTATGATCTTCCTCTTGCACTTGAGAAGAAGTACCGGGGCTGGTTAAATGCTAAGACAGG GGAACTATTTGCAGACTACGCTGACTTCTGCTTCATGGCCTTCGGCAATCGTGTAAAGAACTGGTTTACATTCAATGAACCAAGCAGAGTTGCGCTTACTGGTTATGATAATGGGTATCAACCTCCTCAAAGGTGCACCAAATGCGCTGCTGGTGGAAACTCAGCAACAGAACCTTACATTGTTTCTCATAATCTTCTCTTGGCACATGGTTATGCAGTTGCAAGATACCGGAATAAGTATCAG GCAGCTCAGAAAGGGAAGATTGGAATAGTTCTGGACTTCAGTTGGTACGAGGGGCTTACCAACTCAACTGAAGACCAAGCAGCAGCTCAAAGAGCCAGGGACTTCCAAGTTGGCTG GTTCATGGATCCAATAATAAATGGACAGTACCCACAGACAATGCAAGATATTGTGAAAGAGAGGTTGCCTAGATTCACACCTGATCAAGTTAAATTGGTCAAGGGCTCATCAGACTATATTGGGATCAATCAGTACACAGCTATCTACATGACGAAGGAAAAATTGGTGAACCAGACGCCTATTAGCTACTCAGATGATTGGCAAGTCCATTATAACT ATGAGCGAAACGGCAAAGCGATTGGACCAAGG GCAAACTCTGATTGGCTCTACATCACCCCGTTTGGGATGTATGGGTGTATGAATTATATCAGGCAGAAGTATGGAAATCCAGCAGTGCTCATAATGGAAAACG GAATGGATCAACCTGGGAACCTCACCCGCGATGAGTACCTGCAAGATGACACGAGGGTTGGGTACCACCTGAGTTACCTGAGCGAGCTGAAGAGAGCCATCGACGATGGTGCCAACGTGCTTGGCTACTTTGCATGGTCTCTTCTCGACAACTTTGAGTGGCGCTTAGGTTACACGTCCAAGTTCGGCATCGTGTACGTCGACTTCAATACCCTCAAGCGCTACCCGAAGAAGTCGGCCTACTGGTTCAAACGCCTGCTGAAACACTGA
- the LOC124700199 gene encoding beta-glucosidase 7-like isoform X2 gives MTARCVLLLLALLADAYHGDRACVGASEAPPCPGWLQGGLSRASFPKGFVFGTATSAYQVEGMAAGGGRGPCVWDAFAHTPGNIPGNHNADITTDQYHRYKEDINLMKGLNFDAYRFSISWSRIFPDGEGKVNEEGVAYYNNLIDYLLHKGITPYVNLHHYDLPLALEKKYRGWLNAKTGELFADYADFCFMAFGNRVKNWFTFNEPSRVALTGYDNGYQPPQRCTKCAAGGNSATEPYIVSHNLLLAHGYAVARYRNKYQAAQKGKIGIVLDFSWYEGLTNSTEDQAAAQRARDFQVGWFMDPIINGQYPQTMQDIVKERLPRFTPDQVKLVKGSSDYIGINQYTAIYMTKEKLVNQTPISYSDDWQANSDWLYITPFGMYGCMNYIRQKYGNPAVLIMENGMDQPGNLTRDEYLQDDTRVGYHLSYLSELKRAIDDGANVLGYFAWSLLDNFEWRLGYTSKFGIVYVDFNTLKRYPKKSAYWFKRLLKH, from the exons ATGACCGCGAGGTGCGTACTGCTACTGCTTGCCCTGTTGGCGGACGCGTACCATGGCGACAGAGCATGCGTGGGTGCTTCCGAGGCGCCGCCCTGCCCCGGCTGGCTGCAGGGTGGACTGAGCCGGGCGTCGTTCCCCAAAGGCTTCGTGTTCGGGACGGCGACTTCGGCGTACCAGGTGGAGGGcatggcggcgggaggcggccgcGGGCCCTGCGTCTGGGACGCGTTTGCACACACCCCAG GAAATATTCCGGGGAATCACAATGCAGACATCACAACAGATCAATATCACCGCTACAAG GAAGATATTAATCTCATGAAAGGACTGAATTTCGACGCCTACCGGTTTTCAATTTCATGGTCCAGAATATTCCCAG ACGGTGAAGGGAAAGTTAACGAAGAAGGTGTAGCGTACTACAACAATCTGATAGACTACCTTCTTCACAAAG GTATTACTCCTTATGTCAATCTTCACCACTATGATCTTCCTCTTGCACTTGAGAAGAAGTACCGGGGCTGGTTAAATGCTAAGACAGG GGAACTATTTGCAGACTACGCTGACTTCTGCTTCATGGCCTTCGGCAATCGTGTAAAGAACTGGTTTACATTCAATGAACCAAGCAGAGTTGCGCTTACTGGTTATGATAATGGGTATCAACCTCCTCAAAGGTGCACCAAATGCGCTGCTGGTGGAAACTCAGCAACAGAACCTTACATTGTTTCTCATAATCTTCTCTTGGCACATGGTTATGCAGTTGCAAGATACCGGAATAAGTATCAG GCAGCTCAGAAAGGGAAGATTGGAATAGTTCTGGACTTCAGTTGGTACGAGGGGCTTACCAACTCAACTGAAGACCAAGCAGCAGCTCAAAGAGCCAGGGACTTCCAAGTTGGCTG GTTCATGGATCCAATAATAAATGGACAGTACCCACAGACAATGCAAGATATTGTGAAAGAGAGGTTGCCTAGATTCACACCTGATCAAGTTAAATTGGTCAAGGGCTCATCAGACTATATTGGGATCAATCAGTACACAGCTATCTACATGACGAAGGAAAAATTGGTGAACCAGACGCCTATTAGCTACTCAGATGATTGGCAA GCAAACTCTGATTGGCTCTACATCACCCCGTTTGGGATGTATGGGTGTATGAATTATATCAGGCAGAAGTATGGAAATCCAGCAGTGCTCATAATGGAAAACG GAATGGATCAACCTGGGAACCTCACCCGCGATGAGTACCTGCAAGATGACACGAGGGTTGGGTACCACCTGAGTTACCTGAGCGAGCTGAAGAGAGCCATCGACGATGGTGCCAACGTGCTTGGCTACTTTGCATGGTCTCTTCTCGACAACTTTGAGTGGCGCTTAGGTTACACGTCCAAGTTCGGCATCGTGTACGTCGACTTCAATACCCTCAAGCGCTACCCGAAGAAGTCGGCCTACTGGTTCAAACGCCTGCTGAAACACTGA